The proteins below are encoded in one region of Alkalidesulfovibrio alkalitolerans DSM 16529:
- the secG gene encoding preprotein translocase subunit SecG, which translates to MSGIVLTIHIIACIVLVGLVLLQSGKEGMGVIFGGGSSSVFGSSGAGGVLVKATAVLAVLFLLTSLTYNKLTGVKAVTRDSIMMSVPAPEPKVPEAAKPEVIFEEPAPAKPQGEQ; encoded by the coding sequence TTGAGCGGAATTGTTCTGACCATACACATCATCGCCTGCATCGTGCTCGTGGGACTGGTCCTTTTGCAGTCGGGCAAGGAAGGCATGGGAGTCATCTTCGGCGGCGGCAGCTCGTCCGTGTTCGGCAGCTCCGGCGCGGGTGGGGTCCTGGTCAAGGCAACGGCCGTTCTGGCGGTCCTCTTCCTGCTCACTTCCCTGACGTACAACAAGCTCACGGGCGTCAAGGCGGTGACCAGGGACTCGATCATGATGAGCGTCCCGGCTCCCGAGCCCAAGGTGCCCGAGGCGGCCAAGCCCGAGGTCATCTTCGAGGAGCCCGCCCCGGCCAAGCCGCAGGGAGAGCAATAG
- a CDS encoding flagellar biosynthesis anti-sigma factor FlgM has protein sequence MDSGRQDEQATGQGIPVTPRENPEDRAKRIQALKRLVQDGSYRPSLVAVADELLCGGHLSFDHEE, from the coding sequence ATGGACAGTGGCAGGCAAGACGAGCAGGCGACCGGGCAAGGAATTCCGGTGACGCCCCGTGAAAACCCGGAGGACAGGGCCAAGCGCATTCAAGCGCTCAAGCGCCTTGTCCAGGACGGTTCCTATCGTCCCTCGCTCGTCGCCGTGGCGGACGAACTCCTGTGTGGGGGGCACCTGAGCTTTGACCACGAAGAATGA